The Candidatus Tanganyikabacteria bacterium genome has a segment encoding these proteins:
- a CDS encoding cyclic nucleotide-binding domain-containing protein, whose protein sequence is MTAVELLERVPLFYDFSHSEVRKIAQYADYAVYGPRERIYRMGDPGDRIYVVVAGLVRLTHHDDESVHPEDLIVRSRGLFGEDCAVDESPRGLTAEAIMRSECITLTSHALRRLEEEHPRIALRLIKKLARVTSLRLRQVLGRPAPVPATLPAKAAVPAAVATPAGKLHAFKRLVEAIRNQAGEKAVKLA, encoded by the coding sequence ATGACGGCCGTTGAGCTGCTCGAACGCGTGCCGCTGTTCTACGACTTCTCGCACAGCGAAGTTCGGAAGATCGCGCAGTACGCCGATTACGCGGTCTACGGGCCCCGGGAACGCATCTACCGCATGGGCGATCCGGGAGACCGCATCTACGTCGTCGTCGCCGGCCTGGTGCGCCTCACCCACCACGACGACGAGTCCGTGCATCCCGAGGATCTCATCGTGCGCAGCCGCGGCCTCTTCGGCGAGGATTGCGCGGTGGACGAATCGCCGCGGGGCCTCACGGCCGAGGCGATCATGCGCAGCGAATGCATCACGCTGACCAGCCACGCGCTCCGCCGCCTCGAGGAGGAGCACCCGCGCATCGCGCTCCGGCTGATCAAGAAGCTGGCTCGCGTCACCAGCCTGCGGCTCCGCCAGGTGCTCGGCCGGCCCGCGCCGGTCCCCGCGACCCTGCCGGCCAAGGCCGCGGTGCCGGCCGCGGTGGCCACGCCGGCCGGGAAGCTGCATGCCTTCAAGCGTCTGGTCGAGGCGATCCGGAACCAGGCGGGCGAGAAAGCCGTCAAACTGGCGTAG
- a CDS encoding zinc-binding dehydrogenase: MPDTDADSVLIQSPPAVPRSMQAVVMHARGGPEVLLYDTVPTPLPGPGEVLVRVHAATVNHTDLFHRSGRFFIQKDLPHILGMDVSGEIAALGDGVKGWAAGDRVVATFEALGRERNGAYAEFTTVPAEHLHRIPDDLDSIAAAAIGLAFTTAWIALIDNGGLIGRDRVVVNAASSGVGTAALQIARWKGARTIAISDSQKAKRLANLGADHVLDRHAPDLPDEVMELTGNKGATLVLNQVGGATVQKSIAMLGRNGRIVCVGTLGGDKAEIDVMDLLMKNAAIKGSFGQIAREDFDTILRLFANGTFQPVIDSVWGLRSAAYAHELIENQEAFGKVVLVPVLPGDDGHWAREASVPFDARLQAAHPARRLVKGFESGGGVYASEADGRWYLIYDDRTFSGEFDEEEAINLQRRTMTVAEFDRPIDRERYFREKGWGSLKESERIWAGRG; the protein is encoded by the coding sequence GTGCCCGACACCGACGCCGATTCGGTCCTGATCCAGTCACCACCCGCCGTGCCGCGGTCCATGCAGGCCGTGGTCATGCATGCCAGAGGCGGACCGGAGGTGCTGCTGTACGACACCGTGCCCACGCCTCTGCCGGGACCGGGCGAGGTCCTGGTGCGCGTGCACGCGGCCACCGTCAACCACACCGACCTCTTCCACCGCAGCGGTCGCTTCTTCATCCAGAAGGACCTGCCGCACATCCTGGGGATGGACGTCTCGGGCGAGATCGCCGCCCTCGGCGACGGCGTCAAGGGCTGGGCCGCCGGCGACCGGGTCGTGGCGACCTTCGAGGCGCTCGGACGCGAGCGCAATGGCGCCTACGCCGAGTTCACCACCGTCCCTGCCGAGCACCTGCACCGCATCCCGGACGATCTCGACTCGATCGCCGCCGCGGCCATCGGCCTGGCCTTCACCACCGCCTGGATCGCCTTGATCGACAATGGTGGCCTCATCGGCCGCGACCGGGTGGTCGTCAATGCGGCGTCCAGCGGCGTGGGCACCGCGGCGCTGCAGATCGCCCGCTGGAAGGGCGCCCGCACCATCGCGATCAGCGACTCGCAAAAGGCCAAGCGTCTGGCGAACCTTGGCGCCGACCACGTCCTGGACCGGCATGCCCCCGACCTCCCCGACGAGGTGATGGAACTGACCGGCAACAAGGGCGCCACCCTGGTGCTCAACCAGGTCGGCGGCGCCACGGTCCAGAAGTCCATCGCCATGCTCGGGCGCAACGGCCGCATCGTGTGCGTCGGCACCCTGGGCGGCGACAAGGCGGAGATCGACGTGATGGACCTGCTCATGAAGAACGCCGCCATCAAGGGTTCTTTCGGACAGATCGCCCGCGAGGACTTCGACACCATCCTGCGGCTGTTCGCCAACGGCACCTTCCAGCCCGTCATCGACTCGGTCTGGGGCTTGCGCTCGGCGGCCTACGCCCACGAACTCATCGAGAACCAGGAGGCGTTCGGCAAGGTGGTCCTCGTACCGGTCCTGCCCGGCGACGACGGCCACTGGGCCCGGGAGGCGTCGGTGCCCTTCGACGCGCGGCTGCAGGCCGCCCACCCGGCACGGCGCCTGGTCAAGGGCTTCGAGAGCGGCGGCGGCGTGTACGCCTCCGAGGCCGACGGGCGGTGGTACCTGATCTACGACGATCGCACGTTCTCGGGCGAGTTCGACGAGGAGGAGGCCATCAATCTGCAACGGCGCACGATGACCGTCGCCGAGTTCGACCGGCCGATCGACCGCGAGCGCTACTTCCGCGAGAAGGGCTGGGGCTCGCTCAAGGAGTCCGAGCGCATCTGGGCCGGCCGAGGGTAG
- a CDS encoding aspartyl protease family protein, translating into MPAWPLMVAIAAVAASPPVAPFDFIKSHVFVEGRLNGRKGTWLVDSGANTSVVTARAAARSQCPPVEVRVANDPYGMSRFVGVESLEVAGVKAGVPFAGVLPKLTDRIMRTDGVFIDGIIGFDWLKQFRATFDFKGRKLTLAPPGAPAVPAPGRHVIPMEILNGVPMVPVSINGGPRRLCLLDTGANILNIRWDFAQASGIRPDDPTIVAGPRVRGLAGNKNTAAVQLKTLAVSKAVFPGVVVSLHDDDHLPWINGTLGNPLFEQYKLTLDARNKQVLLER; encoded by the coding sequence ATGCCCGCTTGGCCCTTGATGGTGGCGATCGCGGCGGTGGCGGCCTCGCCGCCCGTCGCCCCGTTCGATTTCATCAAGTCGCACGTGTTTGTCGAGGGGCGTCTGAACGGTCGAAAGGGGACCTGGCTCGTCGATTCGGGAGCCAACACGTCGGTCGTCACGGCCCGGGCCGCCGCGCGCTCGCAGTGCCCGCCCGTCGAGGTGCGGGTCGCGAACGATCCGTACGGCATGTCCCGCTTCGTGGGCGTTGAGAGCCTGGAGGTCGCGGGGGTCAAGGCCGGCGTACCTTTCGCCGGGGTCCTGCCCAAGCTCACCGATCGCATCATGCGCACCGACGGCGTCTTCATCGACGGGATCATCGGCTTCGACTGGCTCAAGCAGTTCCGGGCGACCTTCGACTTCAAGGGGCGCAAGCTCACGCTCGCCCCGCCGGGCGCGCCGGCCGTTCCCGCGCCCGGTCGCCACGTGATCCCGATGGAGATCCTCAACGGCGTGCCGATGGTACCGGTCTCGATCAACGGCGGGCCCAGGCGCCTCTGCCTGCTCGACACCGGCGCCAACATCCTCAACATCCGCTGGGACTTCGCGCAGGCCTCGGGCATCCGGCCAGACGACCCGACCATCGTCGCCGGCCCTCGCGTGCGCGGCCTGGCCGGCAACAAGAACACGGCCGCCGTGCAACTCAAGACCCTCGCCGTGAGCAAGGCCGTCTTCCCGGGCGTCGTGGTCTCGCTGCACGACGACGATCACCTGCCCTGGATCAACGGTACGTTGGGCAATCCGCTCTTCGAGCAGTACAAGCTCACGCTGGACGCCCGCAACAAGCAGGTCCTGCTCGAGCGCTGA
- a CDS encoding divalent-cation tolerance protein CutA, with translation MCLSTCPPAEADRLAEALVQERVAACVNVLGPIRSRFWWDGAMQSDQESLLIAKTSDDKVETLIARLQELHPYDMPEILAIPVETGLAGYLAWVDAETLARSG, from the coding sequence ATCTGCCTCTCGACTTGCCCGCCTGCCGAGGCCGACCGCCTCGCCGAGGCACTGGTGCAGGAGCGCGTCGCCGCCTGCGTCAACGTGCTTGGCCCTATCCGGAGCCGCTTCTGGTGGGACGGGGCGATGCAGAGCGACCAGGAATCCCTGCTCATCGCAAAGACGAGCGACGACAAGGTCGAGACGCTGATAGCACGCTTGCAGGAGCTTCACCCCTACGACATGCCGGAAATCCTGGCGATACCCGTCGAGACCGGATTGGCGGGCTATCTGGCGTGGGTCGACGCCGAGACCCTCGCTCGCTCCGGGTAG
- a CDS encoding nodulation protein NfeD produces the protein MLRIASLLLVALGILLGAFSAVGAAPRALVLTVKGAINPLSASYIARGIDEANSTTDRTKLVVIRLDTPGGLDTSMREIVQKEISSKVPVVVFVAPDGARAASAGLFIAMGAHVAAMAPNTAIGAAHPVGGGGEEIKGHMAKKVEHDAAAYIRGLAKEHGRNAEWAEKAVRESVSLAASEAYKKKVVDVIAPDVPALLERIDGRKVHMRAGVLTLRTKHLALADFDMTAMERLMYTVTDPSIAFILLNLGMLGLFFELSNPGAVLPGIIGGICLLLAFYGLGMLPVNYAGVALILFAFLLFVAELFAPSHGALTIGGVVSLVLGGFILMSGGGPDMEVSRPLILTVALSTGGLFAACLALALKAQGRRVTTGREDLIGRTAKVKIPLQPEGQVFLEGERWHAVAEEGPVAAGESVVVKRVEGLTLYVGRIPSESGT, from the coding sequence ATGTTGCGCATCGCGAGTCTGCTGCTGGTCGCCCTGGGTATCCTGCTCGGGGCGTTCTCGGCCGTGGGCGCGGCGCCGCGTGCCCTGGTGCTGACGGTCAAGGGCGCGATCAACCCGCTATCGGCCTCCTACATCGCCAGGGGCATCGACGAGGCCAACTCCACCACCGACCGCACCAAGCTCGTGGTGATCCGCCTGGACACGCCGGGCGGCCTCGACACGTCGATGCGCGAGATCGTGCAGAAGGAGATTTCCTCGAAAGTGCCGGTGGTGGTCTTCGTCGCGCCCGACGGAGCCCGGGCGGCGTCGGCGGGCCTGTTCATCGCGATGGGCGCCCACGTCGCCGCCATGGCGCCCAACACCGCCATCGGCGCGGCCCATCCGGTCGGGGGCGGTGGCGAGGAGATCAAGGGCCACATGGCCAAGAAGGTCGAGCACGACGCGGCGGCCTACATCAGGGGCCTGGCCAAGGAGCACGGCCGCAACGCCGAGTGGGCCGAGAAGGCCGTGCGCGAGAGCGTGTCGCTGGCCGCCTCGGAGGCCTACAAGAAGAAGGTCGTGGACGTCATCGCCCCCGACGTGCCGGCCCTGCTGGAGCGCATCGACGGCCGCAAGGTCCACATGCGGGCGGGCGTGCTCACGTTGCGCACCAAGCACCTGGCGCTCGCCGACTTCGACATGACCGCCATGGAGCGCCTGATGTACACGGTCACCGACCCGAGCATCGCGTTCATCCTGCTCAACCTCGGGATGCTCGGGCTCTTCTTCGAGCTTTCCAACCCGGGCGCGGTCCTGCCGGGGATCATCGGCGGCATCTGCCTGCTCCTGGCCTTCTACGGCCTCGGGATGCTGCCGGTCAACTACGCCGGCGTGGCGCTGATCCTGTTCGCGTTCCTGCTCTTCGTGGCCGAACTCTTCGCCCCGTCGCATGGCGCCCTCACGATCGGCGGCGTCGTCTCCCTGGTGCTCGGCGGCTTCATCCTGATGTCGGGCGGCGGCCCGGACATGGAGGTGTCGCGGCCGCTCATCCTGACCGTCGCCCTGAGCACGGGCGGCCTCTTCGCCGCTTGCCTGGCCCTCGCCCTCAAGGCGCAGGGACGAAGAGTCACGACCGGCCGGGAGGATCTCATCGGCCGGACGGCCAAGGTAAAGATCCCATTGCAGCCAGAGGGGCAGGTCTTCCTCGAGGGCGAACGCTGGCACGCGGTGGCCGAGGAAGGCCCCGTCGCCGCCGGCGAGAGCGTCGTCGTCAAGCGCGTCGAAGGCCTGACCCTCTACGTTGGACGAATCCCGTCAGAAAGCGGCACATAA